Sequence from the Corallococcus sp. EGB genome:
GACGCCATCGAGCGCATCCATCAGGCGTCTGGTTTCAGCGGCGGCGTCGGGGATGCGGGCAGCGATTTCCTCGCCCACTTCGAGCACCAGCTGAGCCTGGAGGACGAGCGGCTGCGCGACCCCGAGGCGCTTCCGCACGAAGCCCACTTCGCCGTGGGCCCCACCCTGATCAAGGCGCGCATCGACGGCATCAAGGGCCGCGGCGGAGCGCTCACCGGATACGTGGCGACGTGGACGGACGTCACGGATCAGCAGCGCGCGGACACGGAGATGGCACGCCTCAGGGCCATGCTGGAGAACGCGCCCACCTGCGTGATGGTGGCCGACCTGGACCTGAAGATCGTCTACCTGAACCCGGCCTCTCGCCGGCTGTTGCAGCGCGTGGAGAAGCACCTGCCCGTCACCGCGGACCGGGTGCTGGGCTCCCACATCGACGTCTTCCACCGCGACTCGACGTACCAGCGGAAGCTCCTGTCCAACGACAAGAACCTGCCGGTGCGCGCCAACATCCCCATCGGCCCGGAGACCGCGGACCTGTTGGTGACGGCGGTGTACGACGGCCAGGGGCGCTACCTGGGCCCCATGGTGACGTGGGAGCTGATCACCGAGAAGCTCGCCGTGCAGCAGCGCGAGAAGGACCTGGACTCCACCCTGCGCGGCATCTTCCAGGAGGTGACGCAGCACTCGCAGACGCTCGCGGCGGCGTCCCAGGAGCTGTCCAGCGTCAGCCAGCAGCTGGTGAGCAACGCGCAGGAGACCGCCGCGCAGGCAACCCAGGTGTCCGCCGGCGCGGAGCAGGTCAGCCGCAACGTGCAGAGCGTCGCGTCCGGCATGGAGGAGGTCAACGCGAACATCCGCGAGGTGGCACGCAACGCGAGCACCGCCGCCAAGGTCGCGGCCTCCGCGGTCAAGCTGGCGGACTCCACGTCCGCCGTCGTCGGCAAGCTGGGGGCGAGCAGCCAGGACATCGGCAAGGTCATCAAGGTCATCACCTCCATCGCGCAGCAGACCAACCTGCTCGCGCTCAACGCGACCATCGAGGCAGCCCGCGCGGGCGAGGCGGGCCGGGGCTTCGCGGTGGTGGCCAACGAGGTGAAGGAGCTGGCGCGCGAGACGGCCCGCGCCACCGAGGACATCGGCCAGAAGATCGGCAGCATCCAGGGCGACACCGAGGAGGTGGTCAACGCCATCCTCGAAATTGGCGCCACCATCAGCCGCATCGACGAGCTGCAGACGTCCATCGCCTCCTCCGTGGAGGAGCAGACGGCCACGGCGGGAGAGATCCTCCGCAACGTGGGCGAGGCCGCCAAGGGCAGCCAGCAGATCTCCGAGAACATGGCCGCCGTGGCGGAGGCCGCGCGGAGCACCACCGAGGGCGCGGGCAGCACGCAGCGCTCCGCGGTGGAGCTGGCCCACATGGCGCAGTCGCTTCAGCGGCTGGTCGTGCAGGTGGACACGACAGACAAACAGGGACGGACGAAGTAGCGCGGGCGGAATCAGGGTCCAGGAGCCACGGCACGTGCGAACCGGATTGAAGCGGTGGTGGGAACTGGGCCAGGTGGCCCGCGCCTCCACGCGCCTGCGGCGGGAAGCCCTGCCCCAGGACGCGGAGCATGTGAGGCGTGAGCTGACCCGGAGGCTGTTGGGCTTGCGCGGCCTGCCGCAGAAGGTGGGGCAGGTGCTCACGCTCGCGGAGCTGGGCGAGGAGGCGCCGGGGTTCGGCTCGCTCGCGGAGGCGCCCTCCCCGCTCGCGCCGGAGGCCGCGCTGGCGGAGGTGTCCCGCCGGCTGGGCCGTCCGTGGCGGGAGGTCTTCGCCTCGCTGGACGGCCTGGGCATCGCCGCGTCGTTGGGGCAGGTGCACCGGGGCGTGCTGCACGACGGGCGCGCCGTGGCGGTGAAGCTGCGGCACCCGGGCATCGCGGAGGCCGTGCGGGATGATCTGCGCGCGCTGGGGCTGCTCGCCGCGCCGCTGGGTGGCTGGCGCGGGAAGTTGGACCTGTCCGCGTACCGCCACGAAGTCGCCCGGATGCTCCAGGGCGAGCTGGACTACCGCCTCGAGGCCCAGGCCCTGCGGGATGCGGGCACGCGCATGGCGGACGTGCCGGGCGTCGTCGTCCCCGCGCCCGTGGACGCGCTCACGCGGGAAGACCTGCTGGTGATGACCTGGGTGGACGGTGTGCCGCTCGCGGAGGGCTGGCGCTGGAGCGAGGCGGACCGCCGCGCGCTGTCCACGACACTGGTGCGCCTGCTCCTCCACGGCTGCTTCACCTGGGGCGCGCTCCATGCGGATCCGCATCCAGGCAACTACCGCGTGTCCCGGGGACCGGAGGGCCACGTCGTGCTGGGGGTGCTCGACTTCGGCTGCGTGAAGCCATTGCCGCCAGAGGTGGCCGCGGGCCTGGGGCGGTTGATCGCGCTCCTCCGTTGCCCTGATTCCCCACCGCGTCCGGAACAGCTGTTGTCCGCGTGGGTGATGCTGGGGTTCACGCCGGAACTGCTGGAGCCCATGGCGGAGGCGCTGCCCGCCGTCAGCCGCGTGCTGCTGGAGCCATTCCTCCAGGACCGCCCCTTCCACGCGCGAGGCTGGCGGCTGGGAGCGCGGCTCACCGAGGCGCTGGGGCCGCACCGCTGGAACTTCCGCGCGGCGGGGCCGGCGTCGCTCCTGTACGTCCTGCGCGCGTTCCACGGGCTGGTGCGCCACCTGGACGTGCTGGACACGCCCATCGCCTGGGGGCCGCTGCTGGACGAGGCCCGCGCGCCGTCACTGCCACCGCCGCCGTCGCACTCCGAGGCGCGGGTGGAGGGCTCCGCGCGCTACCTGAAGGTCCGCGTGACGGAGGCCGGCAACACCCGCGTCGCGCTGACCTTCCGCGCGGACGTGACGGCGCACCTGGAGGACCTCCTGCCGGAGGACTTGCCCTCCCGGCTCGCGGCGCGAGGGCTCGATCCG
This genomic interval carries:
- a CDS encoding methyl-accepting chemotaxis protein, whose product is MARSTAPAVKTTPFQRLGGKAPLTAAVQKLYARVLADALLKPLFRRADLVQVQRRMVAFLTQLLGGPALYRGRSPRDVHAGMELKPHHFERVAEHLAAVLDELDVPGPVAREVLAALGTIQGDAVSKRAPARASRTQGRRVAATPVPAARSSRRRTSTLLEGALSEAVLNAASVNLFVLDEDLAILFSNTASSDAIERIHQASGFSGGVGDAGSDFLAHFEHQLSLEDERLRDPEALPHEAHFAVGPTLIKARIDGIKGRGGALTGYVATWTDVTDQQRADTEMARLRAMLENAPTCVMVADLDLKIVYLNPASRRLLQRVEKHLPVTADRVLGSHIDVFHRDSTYQRKLLSNDKNLPVRANIPIGPETADLLVTAVYDGQGRYLGPMVTWELITEKLAVQQREKDLDSTLRGIFQEVTQHSQTLAAASQELSSVSQQLVSNAQETAAQATQVSAGAEQVSRNVQSVASGMEEVNANIREVARNASTAAKVAASAVKLADSTSAVVGKLGASSQDIGKVIKVITSIAQQTNLLALNATIEAARAGEAGRGFAVVANEVKELARETARATEDIGQKIGSIQGDTEEVVNAILEIGATISRIDELQTSIASSVEEQTATAGEILRNVGEAAKGSQQISENMAAVAEAARSTTEGAGSTQRSAVELAHMAQSLQRLVVQVDTTDKQGRTK
- a CDS encoding AarF/ABC1/UbiB kinase family protein — its product is MRTGLKRWWELGQVARASTRLRREALPQDAEHVRRELTRRLLGLRGLPQKVGQVLTLAELGEEAPGFGSLAEAPSPLAPEAALAEVSRRLGRPWREVFASLDGLGIAASLGQVHRGVLHDGRAVAVKLRHPGIAEAVRDDLRALGLLAAPLGGWRGKLDLSAYRHEVARMLQGELDYRLEAQALRDAGTRMADVPGVVVPAPVDALTREDLLVMTWVDGVPLAEGWRWSEADRRALSTTLVRLLLHGCFTWGALHADPHPGNYRVSRGPEGHVVLGVLDFGCVKPLPPEVAAGLGRLIALLRCPDSPPRPEQLLSAWVMLGFTPELLEPMAEALPAVSRVLLEPFLQDRPFHARGWRLGARLTEALGPHRWNFRAAGPASLLYVLRAFHGLVRHLDVLDTPIAWGPLLDEARAPSLPPPPSHSEARVEGSARYLKVRVTEAGNTRVALTFRADVTAHLEDLLPEDLPSRLAARGLDPAGIGAAAVAAGLRPSELFHLDEGDRHVRVWLE